CGAGGAGACGCCGCCAACGTAGACCTTCTTCTGTTCAGCTTCAGGGATGTCGCCGGTCCGCTTCTCGAGGTCGGCGATCGTCGCCTCGATGTAGGCGATCACCTCTTCGGCCCGGTCCTGCTCTCCGAGGACCTCGCCCATCAGCCGGAGGCCGCCGTACATCTCGGCCTTCTCGGCGTCGTTCCTCAGGGAGCCGTACGCGAAGGCGACGACCGGGATGCCGGTCTTCTCCTGGAGGGTGTCAGCCTCGGCGGCGCTGGTGCCGTAGGCCGTTCCGGTCGAACCGGTCTTGAAGACGACCTCAGGCCCGATCCCCAGGATCTTCTCGGGGTCGTCCTTGCCCCTGAACTCGCCGATCAGGGGAAGGCCCTTCAACTGCGACCCGTATGCAAGGGCATAGGGGCGGCCCTCCATCGCCTGCTCTTTCTTCTCGTTGCTGTCCACGCCGACGACCAGGTCCTGCCCGCCGAGGTAGACGAGGTAGCGGAGGCAGCCCGTGCCCGAGCAGACGACGCTCCCGGGGGGTGAGGGAACGGTGACCGTCCGGCCGAAGCCATCGGTCACGGTGAGTTCGGATGGTCCCGCCGGCGTGGTCGGCGCCACGTCGGTGCCGGTGCACCCGGCGCTTAAAGCGAGGGCCAGAACGACACCTATCAATCCAAGAATAAGTACGATTTTTTTACTCATAGTTCTTCAACACGTAGGTTTTTATATGACCATATAACTTATTTAAGTTAATTAATCTTACGATATTTTAAAAGAATAAGAATTCATCCGGGCTCGCCCCACGCCATGTATTCTGCAGGAAGGCGCCTGGACGATCACGAAAAGATGCTGGCAACACGATGGTACTGAAAAAAAGCGGGCAGAAAAAGGAAGGAGTCGGGATCCCGATCTGATCAGGCCGTCTCGATAGAGACGACCTCCACCGGCGTCCCCCACTGCTGGATGGTGGCGACGTCCACCGGTTTGAGCGTGAACCTGACCCGAAGCCCGTCCTGCGCAAATGTGGGGTCGAGGTCCAGGGGCAGGTAGTGTGTGCCGTCGTCGGCGACGATGCCGTAGAACCCGCCCTCCAGGTCGATGTAGGTGACCGTGCCGATGCCGGTGACGGTCCCCTCCTCCCCTCCGGTGCACCCGCAGACGAATGCCAGGGCGGCGACGACGATCAGAAGGGCCATGCCTGAATGTGATATTGTTCTCATATCTTTCACCACCGTCCAGATACACAGGGAGGGGGCATATATATTGTCATAACTGCGGGACCGTTCGCAGTCATCCGCCGGGTCAGGTATAAATATCTGGCCCGAGGATCGGGGTAATAATCGCCCTTCCGGGGCGGTTGGACTGGTGATATGGATGATCCTTGAAAAAATTGTATCCGAGGGGCTCGCCCACAACTCGTACCTGGTCGGGGCCGACGGCGGCGCCGCCGTCATCGACCCGAAACGGGACTGCGCCGTGTACCTTGAGATCGCTGAACGCCACGGCCTTTTGATCACGCACATCTTCGAGACGCATAGAAACGAGGACTACTGCATCGGGTCGCTCGAACTGGCGAAGCAGACCGGGGCCGCGATCCTGCACGGGGCGGCGATGGACTTCGCCTACGGGACGCCGGTCCATGACGGGGAGGAGTTCGCCGTCGGGTCCCTCCTGATCAGGGTGCTGGAGACGCCCGGCCATACCGACGAGAGCATATCGCTTGTCCTGACCGATACAGGCGTCTCGCCCGACCCCTACCTGGTCTTCACCGGCGACGCCCTCTTCGCGGGCGATGTCGGCCGGACCGATTTTTTCAAGGACCGCCTCGAGGAGATGGCCGGGAAACTCCACGACGCCCTCTGGCAGAAGATCCTCCCGCTCGGCGACGGGGTGATCATCTGCCCGGCCCATGGCGCCGGGTCGGTCTGCGGCGGCGGGATCAGCGACCTCCCCCTCACCACGGTCGGCTACGAGAAAAGGACAAATCCCCTCCTGCACCTTGACCGGGAGACCTTCATCAGGGAAAAGTCCACCGAGCACCACTATATCCCCCCCTATTTCACGATGATGGAGCACTACAACCGGTCAGGCGTCCCCCCGCGTGCGGGGAGGCAGGTGATGCGCCCCCTCACCCCGGCGGAGGTCGAGGGTGCCGCAGACGAAGGAGCGCTCATCGTCGATATCAGGGGGCCTTCGGCCTTCGCCGGCGGGCATGTGCCCGGGAGCCTGAACATCTGGTCAGGAGGGCTCTCGTCGTTTCTCGGGTATTTCGCCTCGTACGACCGGCCGATCGTCTTCGTCGACGAGTTCAACCTCGCCCTCCGGTCGGCAGAGGTCCAGGCGCTGCGGATCGGCTTCGACCTGATCGCCGGCTACCTCGGCGGCGGGATGGGAGCGTGGAACAAAAGCGGGCGCCCCAT
Above is a window of Methanofollis tationis DNA encoding:
- a CDS encoding iron ABC transporter substrate-binding protein, coding for MSKKIVLILGLIGVVLALALSAGCTGTDVAPTTPAGPSELTVTDGFGRTVTVPSPPGSVVCSGTGCLRYLVYLGGQDLVVGVDSNEKKEQAMEGRPYALAYGSQLKGLPLIGEFRGKDDPEKILGIGPEVVFKTGSTGTAYGTSAAEADTLQEKTGIPVVAFAYGSLRNDAEKAEMYGGLRLMGEVLGEQDRAEEVIAYIEATIADLEKRTGDIPEAEQKKVYVGGVSSAGAHGIISTEPAYPPFLWVHAKNVAAGMGTAHADIAKEALVDWNPEYIFIDVGTIQMESDGAIGELKTDPALQGLSASKNGKVYGVLPYNFYNTNYETVLANAYFVGKTLYPERFEDVDPARKADEIFAFFIGKPNFGDLNGQYSDLGFAQISV
- a CDS encoding MBL fold metallo-hydrolase — protein: MILEKIVSEGLAHNSYLVGADGGAAVIDPKRDCAVYLEIAERHGLLITHIFETHRNEDYCIGSLELAKQTGAAILHGAAMDFAYGTPVHDGEEFAVGSLLIRVLETPGHTDESISLVLTDTGVSPDPYLVFTGDALFAGDVGRTDFFKDRLEEMAGKLHDALWQKILPLGDGVIICPAHGAGSVCGGGISDLPLTTVGYEKRTNPLLHLDRETFIREKSTEHHYIPPYFTMMEHYNRSGVPPRAGRQVMRPLTPAEVEGAADEGALIVDIRGPSAFAGGHVPGSLNIWSGGLSSFLGYFASYDRPIVFVDEFNLALRSAEVQALRIGFDLIAGYLGGGMGAWNKSGRPIGRCGTCAAGEVDLDAEGQFILDVRDIRNRTAAGAIPGSYHVYAGEIEGGLAAIPKDRHVLVYCDAGFKGSLAASALLRNGYERVTNILGGMAAWKKAGLPVEWTGA